In Aegilops tauschii subsp. strangulata cultivar AL8/78 chromosome 3, Aet v6.0, whole genome shotgun sequence, one genomic interval encodes:
- the LOC109777357 gene encoding DNA polymerase epsilon subunit B, protein MAAPSAAMRKKLQRKFRLRGFTLKVDALEEAAAFLARFPDAEDEALDLLLDELDKEPLKSSILDRDAVRRVVSLLVEAEEAVDAASPSATSVQSALRVVDSFVVPRFHYDPIKKVFYEHTGRLALHGEAGDKAALYRDRYQVLLQRLARDKYFSKPAFESVMTENESCEITSIQSLVGCTGRRWIMGVISQLEERQFYLEDLTGAVPIDLANAKITSGFFVENTVIVAEGELLSSGIFQVNTCGFPPLEDRETSLSLLMGLDFFGGGVIPTEEALRLSSLENKAVNDMFVILSDVWLDSYETMEKLGVVLDGYESVEVVPSLFVLMGNFCSRPCNLAFNSFEELRLQFGKLGEMIASRTRLKEHSRFLFIPGPDDAGPSKALPRCALPKYLIEELQKHIPNAIFVSNPCRVKFYTQEIVFFRQDLLYRMRRSCLIPPTTEETSDPFEHLVATITHQSHLCPLPLTVQPIIWNYDHCLRLYPTPDMIVLADKSEQKAFKYTGITCFNPGSFANDSTFAAYRPCTKEVELSALES, encoded by the exons ATGGCGGCGCCGTCGGCAGCCATGCGCAAGAAGCTGCAGCGCAAATTCCGGCTGCGTGGCTTCACCCTCAAAGTTGACGCCCTCGAGGAGGCGGCCGCCTTCCTCGCCCGCTTCCCCGACGCCGAGGACGAGGCCCTCGACCTCCTCCTCGACGAGCTCGACAAAGAGCCGC TGAAGTCGTCGATACTGGACCGGGACGCGGTCCGTCGCGTGGTGTCCCTACTGgtcgaggcggaggaggcggtcgACGCGGCGTCGCCTTCCGCCACCAGCGTCCAGTCGGCGCTGCGGGTGGTGGACTCGTTCGTCGTGCCGCGGTTCCACTACGACCCAATCAAGAAAGTGTTCTACGA GCATACTGGAAGATTAGCCCTCCATGGAGAAGCTGGAGATAAAGCCGCCCTTTACAGGGATAGATATCAAGTGCTGCTTCAGAGGCTCGCTCGTGATAAATATTTCTCCAAGCCAGCTTTTGAGTCTGTTATGACTGAAAATGAAAGTTGTGAG attacttccatacaGTCCTTAGTTGGGTGTACTGGGCGGAGATGGATCATGGGGGTCATATCGCAGTTGGAGGAACGCCAGTTCTACTTGGAGGATCTTACTGGAGCAGTGCCAATTGACTTGGCGAATGCAA AAATCACTTCAGGTTTCTTTGTTGAAAACACAGTGATTGTAGCAGAAGGAGAATTACTTTCAAGTGGCATTTTTCAG GTCAATacctgtgggtttcctcccttaGAGGACAGAGAAACATCACTTTCACTGCTTATGGGGCTTGATTTCTTTGGTGGAGGTGTCATACCAACTGAAGAAGCA CTAAGATTGTCATCACTAGAAAATAAGGCTGTGAATGACATGTTTGTCATTCTTTCAGATGTTTGGCTCGACAGTTATGAG ACTATGGAGAAGTTGGGTGTCGTTCTTGATGGCTATGAAAGTGTGGAAGTAGTTCCTTCTCTCTTTGTTCTAATGGGAAATTTCTGCTCCCGGCCCTGCAATCTGGCATTCAATTCGTTCGAAGAACTCAG ATTGCAGTTTGGAAAGCTTGGTGAGATGATCGCATCTCGGACTAGATTAAAGGAACATAGTCGTTTTTTATTCATTCCTGGTCCTGATGATGCAG GACCTTCTAAAGCTCTCCCAAGGTGTGCGCTCCCAAAGTATCTAATTGAGGAACTTCAGAAGCACATCCCAAATGCTATATTTGTAAGCAACCCCTGCAG GGTTAAGTTTTATACACAAGAAATCGTCTTTTTCCGGCAAGATCTCCTTTACAGGATGCGGCGGTCATGCTTGATTCCACCAACAACGGAAGAAACAAGTGACCCATTTGAACAT CTAGTAGCAACTATCACCCATCAGAGTCATCTGTGTCCATTGCCTCTTACAGTGCAACCTATCATATGGAACTACGATCATTGCCTACGGCTGTATCCAACTCCTGACATG ATAGTATTGGCTGACAAGAGTGAGCAGAAGGCCTTCAAATATACAGGAATCACTTGCTTCAATCCTGGTTCTTTTGCGAACGACAGCACCTTTGCAGCATACCGTCCTTGCACTAAGGAGGTTGAGCTTTCTGCATTAGAAAGCTAA
- the LOC109777358 gene encoding UDP-glycosyltransferase 75C1, with translation MPAMERVGEEAPHFLVVTYPAQGHINPARHLALRLLRAAPGARVTVSTAVSACRKMFPDDADAAAVDHVDGAGVRYVPYSDGYDGGFDKSAHDSMHYMSNLKVVGARTLDGVLARLRDSGTPVTQVVYTVLLSWVADVARAHGVPAALYWIQPATVLAAYFHFFRGTDGLDQAVTAAASDPWADVRVRGLPPMRVRDLPSFLTIASDDHPYAFVLAAFRELLDVLDREDSPTVLANTFDAMEPDAVATLHQHGINVVPIGPVLSFLDASASATAAANNSNDLFKQDGKGYLEWLDAQEAGSVVYISFGSLSTMSKRQIAEVSRGMAESGRPFLWVLRKDNRGEVDGDDLCTGGGMVVEWCDQGKVLSHPAVGCFVTHCGWNSTLESVACGVPIVGVPQWTDQGTNAWLVERQLGTGVRAAVSEKDGVLEADELQRCVGFATSDVVRAKAELWREKARAAAAVGGSSERNLRAFVAGGQVALASN, from the coding sequence ATGCCGGCCATGGAGCGCGTGGGGGAGGAGGCGCCGCACTTCCTCGTGGTCACGTACCCGGCGCAGGGCCACATCAACCCGGCGCGCCACCTCGCGCTGCGCCTGCTCCGCGCCGCGCCGGGCGCCCGCGTCACCGTCTCCACCGCCGTCTCCGCCTGCCGCAAGATGTTCCCCGACGACGCGGACGCCGCGGCGGTGGACCACGTCGACGGCGCCGGCGTCCGCTACGTGCCCTACTCCGACGGCTACGACGGCGGCTTCGACAAGTCCGCGCACGACAGCATGCACTACATGTCCAACCTCAAGGTCGTGGGGGCCCGCACGCTGGACGGCGTGCTCGCGCGCCTCCGCGACTCCGGCACCCCCGTCACGCAGGTGGTGTACACGGTGCTCCTCTCCTGGGTCGCCGACGTCGCGCGCGCGCACGGCGTCCCCGCCGCGCTCTACTGGATCCAGCCGGCCACCGTGCTCGCCGCCTACTTCCACTTCTTCCGCGGCACGGACGGCCTCGACCAGGCCGTCACCGCCGCGGCGAGCGACCCGTGGGCGGACGTCCGCGTCCGGGGCCTCCCGCCGATGCGCGTGCGCGACCTGCCGTCGTTCCTCACCATCGCGTCCGACGACCACCCCTACGCCTTCGTGCTCGCCGCGTTCCGCGAGCTGCTCGACGTGCTGGACCGCGAGGACTCGCCCACCGTGCTCGCCAACACGTTCGATGCCATGGAGCCCGACGCGGTGGCGACGCTGCACCAGCACGGCATCAACGTCGTCCCCATCGGCCCCGTCCTCTCCTTCCTGGACGCCTCGGCGTCGGCAACGGCGGCGGCCAACAACAGCAACGACCTGTTCAAGCAGGACGGCAAGGGGTACCTGGAGTGGCTGGACGCGCAGGAAGCGGGGTCGGTCGTCTACATCTCCTTCGGGAGCCTGTCGACGATGAGCAAGCGGCAGATCGCTGAGGTGTCGCGCGGCATGGCGGAGAGCGGCCGGCCGTTCCTGTGGGTGCTGAGGAAGGACAACCGCGGCGAGGTCGACGGCGACGACTTGTGCACCGGCGGCGGCATGGTGGTGGAGTGGTGCGACCAGGGGAAGGTGCTGTCGCACCCGGCGGTGGGGTGCTTCGTGACGCACTGCGGGTGGAACTCGACGCTGGAGAGCGTGGCGTGCGGCGTGCCGATCGTGGGAGTGCCGCAGTGGACGGACCAGGGCACCAATGCGTGGCTGGTGGAGCGGCAGCTCGGCACCGGGGTCAGGGCCGCCGTGAGCGAGAAGGACGGCGTGCTGGAGGCCGACGAGCTGCAGAGATGCGTCGGCTTCGCCACGTCGGATGTGGTGCGCGCCAAGGCGGAGCTGTGGAGGGAGAAGGCGCGGGCAGCGGCTGCCGTGGGCGGCTCGTCCGAGAGGAACCTCAGGGCGTTCGTCGCCGGCGGGCAGGTCGCCCTCGCCAGCAACTAG
- the LOC109777356 gene encoding UDP-glycosyltransferase 75C1-like: MPAMVAQEAERAGEAPHFLVVTFPAQGHINPARHLALRLLSASPGARVTFSTPVSAFRKMFTDVEDAEAVDHVDGAGVHYVPYSDGFDGGFDTSAHDISYYMSNLKAAGSRTLGGVLARLRDAGTPVTQVVYTVMLSWVAAVARAHGVPAAAYWIQPATVLAAYFHFFRGTDGLDQAVAAAASDPWADVRVRGLPPMRLRDLPSFFTIASDVDHPYAFVLTAFRELLDVLDREDTPTVLVNTFDAMEPDAVATLRQHGVDVVPIGPVLSFLDASAAPVNNNNDLFKPDGKGYLEWLDAQEAGSVVYISFGSLSTMSKRQIAEVARGMAEIGRPFLWVLRKDNRGEIDGDDSCSGIGSSAGMVVEWCDQGKVLSHPAVGCFVSHCGWNSTLESVACGVPVVGMPQWTDQGTNAWLVERKLGTGVRAAVSEKDGVLETDELPRCIGSATSDVVRAKAALWREKARAAAAVGGSSERNLRAFVAGN, translated from the coding sequence ATGCCGGCCATGGTGGCGCAGGAGGCGGAGCGCGCGGGGGAGGCGCCGCACTTCCTCGTGGTCACGTTCCCGGCGCAGGGCCACATCAACCCGGCGCGCCACCTCGCGCTGCGCCTCCTCAGCGCCTCGCCGGGCGCCCGCGTCACCTTTTCCACCCCCGTCTCCGCTTTCCGCAAGATGTTCACGGACGTCGAGGACGCGGAGGCGGTGGACCACGTCGACGGCGCCGGCGTCCACTACGTGCCCTACTCCGACGGGTTCGACGGCGGCTTCGACACGTCAGCGCACGACATCTCGTACTACATGTCCAATCTCAAGGCCGCGGGGTCCCGCACGCTCGGCGGCGTGCTCGCGCGCCTCCGCGACGCCGGCACCCCCGTCACGCAGGTGGTTTACACCGTGATGCTCTCCTGGGTCGCCGCCGTCGCGCGCGCGCACGGCGTTCCCGCCGCGGCCTACTGGATCCAGCCGGCCACCGTGCTCGCCGCCTACTTCCACTTCTTCCGTGGCACCGACGGCCTCGACcaggccgtcgccgccgcggcgAGCGACCCGTGGGCGGACGTCCGCGTCCGGGGGCTCCCGCCGATGCGCCTGCGCGACCTGCCGTCGTTCTTCACCATCGCCTCCGACGTCGACCACCCCTACGCCTTCGTCCTCACCGCGTTCCGCGAGCTCCTCGACGTGCTGGACCGCGAGGACACGCCCACCGTGCTCGTCAACACGTTCGACGCTATGGAGCCTGATGCGGTGGCGACGCTGCGCCAGCACGGCGTCGACGTCGTCCCCATCGGCCCCGTGCTCTCCTTCCTGGACGCATCGGCGGCGCCGGTCAACAACAACAACGATCTGTTCAAGCCGGACGGCAAGGGGTACCTGGAGTGGCTGGACGCGCAGGAAGCGGGGTCGGTCGTCTACATCTCCTTCGGGAGCCTGTCGACGATGAGCAAGCGGCAGATCGCGGAGGTGGCGCGCGGCATGGCGGAGATCGGCCGCCCGTTCCTGTGGGTGCTGAGGAAGGACAACCGCGGCGAGATAGACGGCGACGACTCGTGCAGCGGCATCGGCTCCAGCGCGGGCATGGTGGTGGAGTGGTGCGACCAGGGGAAGGTGCTGTCGCACCCGGCGGTGGGGTGCTTCGTGTCGCACTGCGGTTGGAACTCGACGCTGGAGAGCGTGGCGTGCGGCGTGCCGGTAGTCGGGATGCCGCAGTGGACGGACCAGGGCACCAATGCGTGGCTGGTGGAGCGGAAGCTCGGCACCGGGGTCCGGGCCGCCGTGAGTGAGAAGGACGGCGTGCTGGAGACCGACGAGCTGCCGAGGTGCATCGGCTCCGCCACGTCGGATGTGGTGCGCGCCAAGGCGGCGCTGTGGAGGGAgaaggcgagggcggcggcggccgtgggcGGCTCATCCGAGAGGAACCTCAGGGCGTTCGTCGCCGGCAACTAG